A part of Parvimonas micra genomic DNA contains:
- a CDS encoding DUF262 domain-containing protein, whose amino-acid sequence MSEKNNNLCIVSIRELMGENLSIPMYQRPYRWSTDSVLTLVMDIYEAFLNGILEYRIGSVVLHRINDNKNEVLNIVDGQQRLTTIAIIFYVFQELLGEDDKTKIRLLEEKYNELSYKAIIDNLDIIRRKLKEFDKKQLKEYYNYILENCTIVKIVTDSEQEAFQFFDSQNSRGKELAPHDLLKAYHLREMNDESEDIKVKIINDWENLEQNKLEDLFSNHLYPLVRWYKLKSGIKYSVKDIKVFKGIKKNNNYNFSIYNRAANMFIERFNSDKLYEITIGNLINQFQLTQPIIAGKRFFKYSIHYTKLYNKIIKLISSKYDKELVAISGSGDRYVYNLFINILIFYVDRFNIESLSDTRIFLLYKWTFSLRLKMKSVYIETINNYAMGKSERINKGLNMFSIISEMQDSNELDSISLDSITKEEFEKLNLNKRYNKIYDFIFVEDGKKDD is encoded by the coding sequence ATGTCAGAAAAAAATAATAATTTATGTATAGTTTCAATTAGAGAATTAATGGGGGAAAATTTAAGTATTCCCATGTATCAAAGACCATATAGGTGGAGTACTGATTCAGTATTAACTTTAGTTATGGATATATATGAAGCTTTTTTAAATGGAATTTTAGAATATAGAATTGGTTCAGTAGTCCTCCATAGGATAAATGATAACAAAAATGAAGTATTAAATATAGTTGATGGTCAGCAGAGACTTACTACAATAGCTATAATATTTTATGTTTTTCAAGAATTACTTGGGGAGGATGATAAAACAAAAATAAGATTATTAGAAGAGAAATATAATGAATTGTCTTATAAAGCTATAATAGATAATTTGGATATTATTAGAAGAAAGCTAAAAGAATTTGATAAAAAGCAATTGAAAGAGTATTATAATTATATTCTAGAAAATTGTACTATTGTTAAGATTGTTACGGATAGTGAGCAAGAAGCTTTTCAGTTTTTTGATTCTCAAAATTCAAGAGGAAAAGAACTTGCTCCACATGATCTTTTAAAAGCATATCATTTAAGAGAAATGAATGATGAGTCTGAAGATATAAAAGTTAAAATAATTAATGATTGGGAAAATTTAGAACAAAATAAATTAGAGGACCTTTTTTCAAATCATTTATATCCTTTGGTACGATGGTATAAATTGAAATCCGGAATAAAATATTCAGTTAAAGATATTAAAGTATTTAAAGGGATAAAAAAGAATAACAATTATAATTTTTCTATATACAATAGGGCAGCTAATATGTTTATAGAGAGATTTAATTCAGATAAATTGTATGAAATTACTATAGGAAATTTAATTAATCAATTTCAATTAACACAACCAATTATTGCAGGGAAAAGATTTTTTAAATACAGTATTCATTATACAAAATTGTATAATAAAATAATTAAATTGATATCTTCAAAATATGATAAAGAATTGGTAGCTATATCAGGTTCAGGGGATAGATATGTATATAATTTGTTTATAAATATACTAATATTTTATGTTGATAGATTTAATATTGAATCACTTAGTGATACAAGAATATTTTTATTATATAAATGGACTTTTTCATTAAGACTTAAGATGAAATCTGTGTATATAGAAACTATAAATAATTATGCAATGGGAAAGTCTGAAAGAATAAATAAAGGACTAAATATGTTTTCAATTATTTCAGAAATGCAAGATTCAAATGAACTGGATTCAATTAGTTTAGATAGTATTACAAAAGAGGAATTTGAAAAGTTAAATTTAAATAAAAGGTACAATAAAATATATGATTTTATTTTTGTAGAGGATGGTAAAAAGGATGATTGA
- a CDS encoding arginine deiminase, whose amino-acid sequence MKINVNSEIGKLKSVLLHRPHKELLNLTPYLLDELLFDEIPFLDNAQKEHDMFANIFRQNGCEVFYLEDLCAESLYDDGIRTAFIEEFLDNADVHVENEKRLLKEYLFSIKDNKELVLKMMEGVRKNEVDLKEPSTLSELVSKHDFFISKPLPNLYFTRDPFSFIKDGVSLHTMWSVTRRRETLFGKYIFEHHKEFKGIKKWYDRTDIPSIEGGDILVLSEDVVAIGISQRSTPMAIETIAKRLLEDENGVKTVLALVIPNNRAFMHLDTVLTSVDRDLFTLHPEIEKTLEIYSLKLVDGKVKVEVESTDIEVVLKKYLHVDKIDFIREGKGGLLDTHREQWSDGYNTLAIAPREAIVYDRNTITNQLLEEKGVKLHKIDSGELSRGRGGPRCMSMPLFRENL is encoded by the coding sequence ATGAAAATTAATGTAAATTCTGAAATTGGAAAATTAAAATCAGTTTTGCTTCACAGACCTCATAAAGAACTTTTAAACTTAACACCTTATTTACTTGATGAACTTCTTTTTGATGAAATTCCTTTTTTGGATAATGCACAAAAAGAACATGATATGTTTGCAAACATTTTTAGACAAAATGGATGTGAAGTGTTCTATCTTGAAGATTTGTGTGCTGAAAGTCTTTATGATGATGGTATAAGAACTGCTTTTATTGAAGAATTTTTAGATAATGCGGATGTTCATGTAGAAAACGAAAAGAGATTATTAAAAGAGTATTTATTTTCTATCAAAGACAATAAAGAATTAGTTTTAAAAATGATGGAAGGTGTTAGAAAAAATGAAGTAGATTTAAAAGAACCTTCAACTTTGAGCGAACTTGTTTCAAAGCATGATTTCTTTATTTCAAAACCACTTCCTAATTTATACTTTACAAGAGATCCTTTTTCATTCATTAAAGACGGTGTAAGTCTTCATACAATGTGGTCAGTTACTAGAAGAAGAGAAACTCTTTTTGGAAAGTATATATTTGAACATCATAAAGAATTTAAAGGTATTAAAAAATGGTATGATAGAACAGATATTCCTTCTATTGAAGGTGGAGATATTTTAGTTTTATCCGAAGATGTTGTTGCTATCGGTATTTCTCAACGTTCAACACCAATGGCAATTGAAACTATTGCAAAAAGACTTCTTGAAGATGAAAACGGTGTAAAAACTGTACTTGCATTAGTAATTCCAAATAACAGAGCTTTTATGCATCTTGATACTGTTTTAACTTCAGTTGATAGAGATTTATTCACTCTTCACCCTGAAATTGAAAAGACATTGGAAATTTATTCATTAAAATTAGTTGATGGAAAAGTAAAAGTTGAAGTTGAATCAACTGATATAGAAGTTGTATTGAAAAAATATTTACATGTTGATAAAATTGACTTTATCCGTGAAGGAAAAGGCGGACTTTTAGATACTCATAGAGAACAATGGTCTGACGGATATAACACTTTAGCTATCGCACCTAGAGAAGCTATCGTTTATGATAGAAATACTATTACAAATCAATTACTTGAAGAAAAAGGAGTAAAACTTCATAAGATTGATTCAGGTGAATTATCTAGAGGACGTGGGGGTCCAAGATGTATGAGTATGCCTCTATTTAGAGAAAATTTATAA
- the rlmD gene encoding 23S rRNA (uracil(1939)-C(5))-methyltransferase RlmD encodes MSRRKKKYLEGIIEKVNFPNMSEFTFEDKKVNFKGGIEGQKVSVVVGRKREKHMEAKLLEILEKSPLETNPTCPNYIECGGCSYQSVPYEYELKLKQRQIKELFEDVYSEEPEIFESPLKTAYRNKMEYTFADMYKDSPIMLGMHKKNRFYEVIDTKECNLVHIDFEIIRNAVIDFVREKNLPFVKKRTHEGLLRHLIIRYALTTGEIMVNIVTTTQSEFDSKSFVDMLLGLKLEGNIKSIVHTENDSLADAVVPEKINIIFGKEYITEKIFDLEFKVTPFSFFQPNVFGAINLYSKAIELCGDIENKVVFDLYSGTGTIGQIVARKAKAVYGIEIVEEAVESANKSAKENGLTNCTFIAGDVLEEIENRKEMVDVIIVDPPRDGINQKALEKIISCGAKTIVYISCNPKTQKRDIQILLQNGYKLITLKIFNQFPRTVHCEAVALLERR; translated from the coding sequence ATGTCAAGAAGAAAGAAAAAATATTTAGAGGGAATAATTGAAAAAGTTAATTTTCCAAATATGTCTGAATTTACTTTTGAAGATAAAAAAGTAAATTTCAAAGGTGGTATTGAAGGACAAAAAGTTTCTGTAGTTGTTGGAAGAAAAAGAGAAAAACATATGGAAGCAAAACTTTTGGAAATTTTAGAAAAAAGTCCACTTGAAACTAATCCAACTTGTCCAAACTATATTGAATGTGGTGGATGTAGTTATCAAAGTGTTCCCTATGAATACGAGCTTAAATTAAAACAAAGACAGATAAAGGAACTTTTTGAAGATGTATATTCAGAAGAACCTGAAATATTTGAAAGTCCATTAAAAACAGCATATAGAAACAAAATGGAATACACTTTTGCAGATATGTATAAAGATAGTCCAATAATGCTTGGAATGCATAAGAAGAATAGATTTTACGAAGTTATAGATACAAAAGAATGTAATTTAGTACATATAGATTTTGAAATAATAAGAAATGCAGTTATCGACTTTGTAAGAGAAAAAAATCTTCCATTTGTTAAAAAGAGAACTCACGAAGGACTTTTAAGACATTTAATCATTCGTTATGCATTGACAACTGGCGAAATAATGGTAAATATCGTAACGACAACACAAAGTGAATTTGATAGCAAAAGTTTTGTTGATATGCTTTTAGGACTGAAACTTGAAGGAAATATAAAATCTATCGTGCATACTGAAAATGACTCGCTTGCAGATGCTGTTGTTCCGGAAAAAATAAATATAATTTTTGGAAAAGAATACATAACAGAAAAAATATTTGACTTGGAATTTAAAGTAACACCATTTTCATTTTTCCAACCAAATGTATTTGGAGCAATAAATCTGTACTCAAAAGCAATTGAACTCTGTGGAGACATAGAAAACAAAGTAGTCTTTGATTTATATTCAGGAACGGGAACAATAGGACAAATTGTAGCAAGAAAAGCAAAAGCTGTTTATGGAATTGAAATTGTAGAAGAAGCAGTCGAAAGTGCAAATAAATCAGCAAAAGAAAACGGACTAACAAATTGCACCTTCATTGCTGGAGACGTCTTAGAAGAAATCGAAAACAGAAAAGAAATGGTAGATGTAATCATCGTAGATCCACCAAGAGATGGAATAAACCAAAAAGCATTGGAAAAAATAATCTCCTGCGGTGCAAAAACAATTGTTTACATTTCATGCAATCCAAAAACACAAAAAAGAGACATTCAAATCCTACTACAAAATGGATACAAACTAATAACATTAAAAATCTTCAACCAATTCCCAAGAACAGTTCATTGTGAGGCAGTGGCGTTGTTGGAGAGGAGATAA
- a CDS encoding AAA domain-containing protein produces MDKKEKILEAWIMVEHLSEGDIKLNDKDLKQIEISEDYNYYSMFYSEIQRERLKKHQKGGVVLYFNIFPFKKVVTLLREKYNLPEIYEEISVGDKFSFAIYFDKELKVVEEMTFFIVSYYILKNGSIPKENEFLDFEKKNKEYINSIFACPEEEDYIEFFNKAFVKLLKKYSIQIEDSRMKVLSNLETDATNLHSFFVDDLEKAKSIKTKNLDSYLLGESKERINLNSRTDTSSFNPRVFQDILQPKNYPVARYPSNAKYSLSLMQQIAVNLAIGYDNEKMRSVNGPPGTGKTTLLKDIFAELLVEQAYEITKLTNKEVSKNDKLKYYDKAYIGVMPSSIADKEIVVASSNNGAVQNIVNEFPLISKIDKSFLDELRKADYFWRISNSKNSTEWRKNEDGKLIEILKSEPFADEKFCGLLSQEGGKKDNIEGIIIAIKHVYDYLNKEHEPNNKVYDEFLKKYRQVCEYKNERQHIADKYVNLLKLREQVEAKRKIHEEKKVKFGDELKIIVEKNNADEILLKQNLAEIEEKINICIYEIGKNIKEVNNVKQSIKALELQKPNFLRFKARREYKKRLYTFSEQLIELLKKEKELNLEQASLEKEKRNIEKTLIENEEKVSVKKKDIDRIIQSDTNEIQELDDKIQNISSELQKYSINELNMYINYDSLQLSNPWFDEEYRKLQSKLFIDALRVRKQFLYENQRSIKAAYLIWNRQKEYLDNKQVITEAWNWINMVIPIISSTFASFSRMCANLETESLGYLFVDEAGQALPQSIVGAIFRSKKVMVVGDPAQIKPVLTLDSSILSMIGKHYGVSNKYLSDSASVQTLVDDISKYGFYKSDDEWIGIPLWVHRRCKNPMFDISNAISYGGNMVQSTDVLGKALWYDVTGSASDKYVKEHGDFIKEKILDMIKLNPDIIDKSKNDIVYVISPFRNVAYHLSHKLKEIGFTRYSNDGKPTNVGTVHTFQGKEADIVFLVLGCDEKSRGAARWAMSSTNPNIMNVSATRAKEEFYIIGDLKLFMNINSDVINQTYSIIKKFNCEETKE; encoded by the coding sequence ATGGACAAAAAGGAAAAAATATTAGAAGCATGGATTATGGTTGAGCATCTATCCGAGGGTGATATTAAGCTTAATGATAAGGATTTAAAACAAATTGAAATTTCAGAGGATTATAACTATTATTCAATGTTTTACTCTGAAATACAAAGAGAAAGACTTAAAAAACATCAAAAAGGTGGAGTTGTTTTGTATTTCAATATTTTTCCTTTTAAAAAAGTCGTTACATTACTTAGAGAGAAATACAATCTTCCAGAGATATATGAAGAAATATCAGTAGGAGATAAATTCTCTTTTGCAATATATTTTGATAAGGAACTGAAAGTTGTAGAAGAAATGACTTTTTTCATAGTGAGTTATTACATTTTAAAAAATGGAAGTATTCCCAAAGAGAACGAATTTTTAGATTTTGAAAAGAAAAATAAGGAATATATAAATAGTATTTTTGCTTGTCCTGAGGAAGAAGATTATATTGAATTTTTTAACAAAGCTTTTGTAAAACTTTTAAAAAAATATTCAATTCAGATTGAAGATAGCAGAATGAAAGTATTGAGTAATTTAGAAACGGATGCTACTAATTTACATTCTTTTTTTGTTGACGATTTAGAAAAAGCAAAGAGTATTAAAACAAAAAATTTAGATTCATATTTGTTGGGTGAGAGTAAGGAACGAATAAATCTTAATAGTAGGACAGATACTTCAAGTTTTAATCCAAGAGTTTTTCAGGATATTTTACAGCCTAAAAATTACCCGGTTGCACGTTATCCAAGTAATGCCAAATATTCACTCTCATTGATGCAACAGATTGCTGTAAATTTGGCAATAGGATATGATAATGAAAAAATGAGAAGTGTAAACGGACCTCCGGGAACCGGAAAAACTACATTATTGAAAGATATATTTGCGGAATTACTTGTTGAACAGGCATATGAAATAACTAAATTAACAAATAAAGAGGTTAGTAAAAATGATAAGTTGAAATATTATGATAAAGCATATATTGGTGTGATGCCTAGTTCTATAGCAGATAAGGAAATTGTTGTTGCAAGTTCTAATAATGGTGCAGTTCAGAACATAGTAAATGAGTTTCCTCTTATTAGTAAGATAGATAAGTCTTTCCTTGATGAATTAAGAAAAGCAGATTATTTTTGGAGAATATCAAATTCAAAAAATTCAACAGAATGGAGAAAAAATGAAGATGGTAAGCTAATTGAAATACTAAAATCTGAACCATTTGCAGATGAAAAGTTTTGTGGACTACTTTCGCAAGAGGGCGGGAAGAAAGACAATATAGAGGGAATTATTATAGCAATAAAACATGTTTATGACTATTTGAATAAGGAACATGAACCAAATAACAAAGTTTATGATGAATTTTTAAAAAAATATAGGCAAGTATGTGAATATAAAAATGAAAGACAGCATATTGCAGATAAATATGTAAATCTTTTGAAATTACGAGAACAAGTTGAAGCCAAACGAAAAATTCATGAGGAGAAGAAAGTAAAATTTGGAGATGAACTAAAAATTATTGTTGAGAAAAATAATGCTGATGAAATTTTATTAAAACAGAACTTGGCTGAAATAGAAGAGAAGATTAATATATGTATTTACGAGATTGGAAAAAATATTAAAGAAGTAAATAATGTTAAGCAATCAATCAAAGCATTAGAATTGCAAAAACCAAATTTTCTTAGATTTAAAGCAAGAAGAGAATATAAAAAGCGATTGTATACTTTTTCTGAGCAATTAATAGAATTATTGAAAAAGGAAAAAGAGTTAAATTTAGAACAAGCTAGTTTAGAAAAAGAGAAAAGAAATATTGAAAAAACACTTATAGAAAATGAGGAAAAAGTGTCTGTTAAGAAAAAAGATATTGATAGAATTATTCAGTCAGATACAAATGAGATTCAAGAGCTTGATGATAAAATCCAAAATATTTCATCTGAATTACAGAAATATTCTATAAATGAACTTAATATGTATATTAATTATGATTCACTTCAACTAAGTAATCCATGGTTTGATGAAGAGTATAGAAAATTGCAATCAAAACTTTTTATTGACGCATTAAGAGTCAGAAAGCAATTTTTGTACGAAAATCAAAGAAGTATAAAAGCTGCATACTTAATTTGGAATAGGCAGAAGGAATATTTAGATAATAAACAGGTAATTACTGAAGCATGGAATTGGATAAATATGGTAATACCAATTATTAGTTCAACTTTTGCAAGTTTTTCAAGAATGTGTGCCAATCTTGAAACAGAATCTTTAGGCTACTTGTTTGTGGACGAGGCTGGACAGGCACTTCCTCAATCCATTGTTGGAGCAATTTTTAGAAGTAAGAAAGTAATGGTAGTTGGAGATCCTGCTCAGATTAAACCGGTACTTACTTTAGATTCATCAATATTAAGTATGATAGGAAAACATTATGGAGTATCCAACAAATATTTATCCGATTCTGCTTCGGTTCAGACTCTTGTCGATGATATTAGTAAATATGGTTTTTACAAGAGTGATGATGAATGGATTGGGATACCTCTTTGGGTGCACAGGAGATGTAAAAATCCAATGTTTGATATATCAAATGCGATTTCTTATGGTGGGAATATGGTACAAAGTACGGATGTTTTAGGAAAAGCTCTTTGGTATGATGTTACTGGTAGTGCGTCTGATAAATATGTTAAAGAGCATGGTGATTTTATCAAAGAGAAAATACTGGATATGATAAAGCTTAATCCTGATATCATTGATAAATCCAAAAATGATATTGTCTATGTAATTTCTCCTTTTAGAAATGTAGCATATCATTTATCTCATAAATTAAAAGAAATAGGATTTACACGATACAGTAATGACGGAAAACCTACAAATGTTGGAACAGTTCATACTTTTCAAGGTAAAGAGGCAGATATAGTATTTTTAGTATTAGGTTGTGACGAAAAAAGTCGAGGTGCAGCGAGATGGGCAATGAGTTCAACCAACCCAAACATTATGAATGTGTCCGCTACGAGAGCTAAAGAAGAATTCTATATTATAGGAGATTTAAAACTGTTTATGAACATAAATAGTGACGTGATTAATCAGACTTATAGTATTATAAAAAAGTTTAATTGTGAGGAAACAAAAGAATAA
- a CDS encoding folate family ECF transporter S component, producing the protein MKKNRFTTTQLAIAGLMIALTVILSYQNIYLFPPRSGRITLRFIPMLFSGILLGPTLGTIIGGASDPLIYFMTLGSPGMYFPGYMFTNMIMGFFPGLILGKNIEKESKLSITLKVALICILSFVVTIFLDSFWLSVTRGKGFWYYVASRTLPNLIQMGITFVALLVLTTRIKKTYR; encoded by the coding sequence ATGAAAAAAAATAGGTTTACAACCACACAATTAGCTATCGCAGGACTTATGATAGCTTTAACAGTTATTTTGTCTTATCAAAATATTTATTTATTCCCACCTAGAAGTGGAAGAATAACACTTAGATTTATACCAATGCTATTCTCTGGTATATTATTAGGACCCACACTTGGAACAATCATTGGAGGAGCATCTGACCCATTAATTTATTTCATGACTTTGGGTTCTCCTGGAATGTATTTTCCGGGATATATGTTTACAAATATGATAATGGGATTTTTCCCAGGACTTATACTTGGAAAAAACATTGAAAAAGAAAGTAAACTTTCTATAACTTTAAAAGTTGCACTTATTTGTATTCTTTCTTTTGTTGTTACAATCTTTTTAGACAGCTTTTGGCTTTCTGTAACAAGAGGTAAAGGATTCTGGTACTATGTTGCTTCAAGAACATTGCCAAATTTAATTCAAATGGGAATTACATTTGTTGCACTTTTAGTTTTAACTACAAGAATAAAAAAAACATACAGATAA
- the secA gene encoding preprotein translocase subunit SecA — translation MGFFSDIFNSSAKRVKKINPIVDKIMSYEEKYSKLTDDELRNNTEIFKTRLANGETLDDILPEAFATVREAAYRVLGMKHYRVQLIGGVVLHEGRIAEMKTGEGKTLVATLPSYLNALTGKGVHIVTVNDYLAKRDKEWMGKIHEFLGLKVGCILHGLSNDERRENYNCDITYGTNSEFGFDYLRDNMVVYKEELVQRGLNYAIVDEVDSILIDEARTPLIISGEGDQSTDLYALADKFVKSLKGRIADPSEENEDFYNRELREETVDFVVNEKHKTANLTEIGTEKAEDFFGLVNLSDPVNMEVAHHINQALKANNTMQRDVDYVVSEDGEILIVDEFTGRIMEGRRYSEGLHQAIEAKEGVEIKSESRTLATITYQNYFRMYEKLAGMTGTAKTEEDEFNEIYHMDVIEIPTNKPVIRIDHHDRVYLTEEAKFKAIVEEIERIHSTGQPVLVGTISIEISELLSAMLKKKRIEHDVLNAKFHAREAEIVAQAGVYGKVTIATNMAGRGTDILLGGNPDFMAKHEMKKNGTPQYVLDNLDAFWETDDEEILKAREEFKKLYEKYKAQTDENAKKVIEAGGLFIVGTERHESRRIDNQLRGRAGRQGDPGESRFFVSLSDNLMRLFGGEAIQKFAMNRNYDPDEVLEFKSVTRGIERSQERVEANNFGIRKNVLKYDDVMNVQRNVIYKERRAVLDGEDMKDTIQEMLIEFIDSTVEQYSNGKNIELNDLKMAIENAYLPHNLLNFEEMKGLSKEALKGYIIDVSQKFYAEKEEQIGEEQMREIERVIMLMVVDRKWMDHIDAMDQLRQGIGIRSYGQQDPVRAYGAEGFEMFNEMNESIKADVLKGLFNIQPAGAEIERERAAVEVSTNVQDEQTTVVKGKQVGRNDPCPCGSGKKYKKCCGRNK, via the coding sequence ATGGGATTTTTTAGTGATATTTTTAATTCTTCTGCAAAAAGAGTTAAAAAGATAAACCCAATCGTAGATAAAATAATGTCCTACGAAGAAAAATATTCAAAATTAACAGATGATGAACTTAGAAATAATACAGAAATATTTAAAACTAGATTAGCAAATGGAGAAACTTTAGACGATATTTTACCTGAAGCTTTTGCAACAGTTAGAGAAGCAGCTTATAGAGTTTTAGGTATGAAACATTATAGAGTACAGTTAATTGGTGGGGTTGTTCTTCACGAAGGAAGAATTGCCGAAATGAAAACAGGTGAAGGAAAAACTTTAGTTGCAACTTTGCCTTCATATTTAAATGCTCTTACAGGTAAGGGTGTTCACATAGTAACAGTGAATGATTACCTTGCAAAGAGAGATAAAGAGTGGATGGGTAAAATTCACGAGTTTTTAGGGTTAAAAGTTGGTTGTATTTTACATGGACTTTCAAATGATGAAAGACGTGAAAACTATAATTGTGATATAACTTACGGAACTAACTCAGAATTTGGTTTCGATTACCTTAGAGATAATATGGTTGTTTATAAAGAAGAACTCGTTCAAAGAGGTCTTAATTACGCAATCGTCGACGAAGTTGACTCGATTTTAATCGACGAAGCTAGAACTCCACTTATCATTTCAGGTGAAGGAGACCAATCAACTGATTTATATGCACTTGCCGATAAATTTGTAAAGAGTTTAAAGGGAAGAATTGCAGATCCAAGTGAAGAAAATGAAGATTTTTACAACAGAGAACTTAGAGAGGAAACTGTTGATTTTGTAGTTAATGAAAAACATAAAACTGCTAACTTAACTGAAATTGGGACTGAAAAGGCAGAAGACTTTTTTGGACTTGTAAATCTTTCAGATCCGGTTAACATGGAAGTGGCGCATCATATAAATCAAGCGTTAAAAGCGAATAATACAATGCAAAGAGATGTTGACTATGTTGTAAGTGAAGACGGAGAAATTCTAATCGTAGATGAATTTACAGGACGTATTATGGAAGGCAGAAGATATAGTGAAGGACTTCACCAAGCTATTGAAGCTAAAGAAGGTGTTGAAATCAAGTCAGAATCTAGAACTCTTGCTACAATCACTTACCAAAATTACTTCAGAATGTATGAAAAACTAGCTGGTATGACAGGAACTGCAAAGACTGAAGAAGATGAATTTAATGAAATTTATCATATGGATGTTATTGAAATTCCAACAAATAAACCGGTTATAAGAATAGATCATCATGATAGAGTTTATTTAACAGAAGAAGCTAAATTTAAAGCTATTGTTGAAGAAATAGAAAGAATTCATTCAACAGGACAACCTGTGCTTGTTGGTACAATTTCAATTGAAATTTCAGAATTACTAAGTGCAATGCTTAAGAAAAAAAGAATAGAACATGATGTATTGAATGCTAAATTCCATGCAAGAGAAGCTGAAATTGTTGCTCAAGCTGGGGTTTATGGTAAAGTTACAATTGCAACAAACATGGCAGGCCGTGGTACCGATATTCTTTTAGGTGGTAACCCTGACTTTATGGCTAAACATGAAATGAAGAAAAATGGAACACCACAATATGTTTTAGATAATTTAGATGCTTTTTGGGAAACTGATGATGAAGAAATCTTAAAAGCTAGAGAAGAATTCAAAAAATTATATGAAAAATATAAAGCTCAAACTGATGAAAATGCTAAAAAAGTAATTGAAGCAGGCGGACTTTTCATAGTTGGTACTGAAAGACATGAGTCAAGACGTATTGACAATCAGTTAAGAGGACGTGCCGGTCGTCAAGGAGACCCTGGTGAATCAAGATTTTTCGTTTCACTTTCAGATAATTTGATGCGTTTATTCGGTGGAGAAGCTATACAAAAATTTGCTATGAATAGAAATTATGATCCGGATGAAGTGTTGGAATTCAAATCAGTTACAAGAGGAATTGAAAGATCTCAAGAAAGAGTTGAAGCAAACAACTTTGGTATCAGAAAAAATGTATTGAAATACGATGACGTTATGAATGTTCAAAGAAATGTAATTTATAAAGAAAGACGTGCAGTTCTTGACGGAGAAGATATGAAAGATACCATTCAAGAAATGTTGATTGAATTCATAGATTCAACTGTTGAACAATATTCTAACGGAAAAAATATTGAATTAAATGATTTGAAAATGGCAATCGAAAATGCATACTTACCACATAATCTTTTAAATTTTGAAGAAATGAAAGGATTAAGTAAAGAGGCATTAAAAGGCTATATAATAGATGTTTCTCAAAAATTCTATGCTGAAAAAGAAGAACAAATCGGCGAAGAACAAATGAGAGAAATCGAAAGAGTAATTATGCTTATGGTTGTTGACAGAAAATGGATGGATCATATAGATGCTATGGATCAATTAAGACAAGGTATCGGCATAAGATCTTACGGACAACAAGACCCTGTAAGAGCATATGGAGCAGAAGGCTTTGAAATGTTTAACGAAATGAACGAATCAATCAAAGCAGATGTTCTAAAGGGATTATTCAACATTCAACCTGCTGGAGCTGAAATCGAAAGAGAAAGAGCTGCAGTAGAAGTTTCTACAAATGTTCAAGATGAACAAACAACAGTTGTTAAAGGAAAACAAGTTGGAAGAAATGATCCATGCCCTTGTGGAAGTGGTAAAAAATATAAAAAATGTTGTGGAAGAAATAAATAG